In Atopobium sp. oral taxon 416, the genomic stretch TCGCGCTCAGCTGCATGCGCTACGACGAACGGTGCTGGCCTACATCTTCAAAAGGATAGCCAAAGGCACATCGAAGCGCGAGATCACAAGATGTTTGAAGAGATACATAGCTAGACAGGTCTTCCGTGCTCTTTTGAACCCGGGTACCAAAAAAGCACGAGTGCGAAGAGGGCCTTAAAGTCGAAACGGCTGTCGGCACACCTCACTTAGAGGGAGGCCGCTTTAAGGCTTTAACACCGAGCCCGTCAGGATCAACGAGATCGAGCGCGAAGCGAGGAAACACTGCGAGCTTTAGGACAGATACTCGATGCTCCTATCCGAAATATGCAAGAGACGTGAGATGACTCTTGACACACCATAGGAGCGTCCTTGGGGGCACAATCGGAACCTCCGCTCGTAGGCAAGAAGCTCACCACCATGTACCAAAAGCTTCCGGTCAATGACAACTTGCCGGATGCTCTACACCCGTCCCAACACCTATACTCATATCGTCGACCGTGTGTTGACGCGGGGGAAATCACACGTGGTCCCTCGGATCATGGAGCAGACTGGGCTGGACGAGAAAGCCATAACAATACTCTTCACCTTTACCGCCTGCGAGGACCTCATGGTCAACCGTGAGCTCGCCTGAAGCCGGGGACCTGAGTTCTTCAAGACACAGCAGCTCATTAGAGCGTTCATCACAAACGGTTATCAGGAATTCCGTGAGGTGCACACGTAGCCTCCCCGCACACTACAAAAGACCGCAAATCGAAAATGGGCTGCCCGAAGGCAGCCCCATACTCATACCAATGATTCAATTGCTAACTGATCACACTGCCGGCAAGAAGGTAGCGGTAGTGCTTAGCTTCTCACTTCGCCGTGGACCGCACGCGTGACCTTCTTGATTAGGCGCGCATGCGCCTTCTCGACTTCTTCTGAAGTGAGGGTACGATCCTTTGCACGATAGGTCAGTGAGAATGCCATGCTCTTCTTGCCCGCGCCTAAACGCTCCGGGTCCCGAAAGACATCGAAGAGTCTCACGTCACTCAGATACTTGCCGCCGGCAGACTGAATGCGCTGCTCGAGCATCTCTGCAGTGATCGACTCGTCCACCACAATCGCCAGGTCGACACTGACGCCCGGCAGTGATGGGACCTCCTGGTACGGAAGCTCACGCTTTGCCAGACGCAAAAGGGCTGCCAATGAGAGCTCAAAGGCGACGACGCCCTGATCAACATCGAAGTTCTTGAGGGAGAGCGGATGAATGTTGCCGACCCAGCCCAATAGGTCTCCCCCATGTGCATAGACCTCAGCGGCACGGCCCGGCTGCAGCCAGCTGTACTTCTCAGGATCTGCCGGCTTGAAGCGCACCTTCGTGATGCGCAGCACCTTTAAGAGCTCTTCGACGACGCCTTTGGCATCGAAGAAGGAGAGTCTCGGATACTTCTGGTTCCACTGATCGTCATCCCAGGCGCCGGAAAGCACGCCGGCGACGAAGCGCGGCTCCTCAGGCTGTGACTTGTGCTCATTCCCGTAGAAGACGTGCCCGATTTCGTAGAGTGCCACGTTGTCGACACCGTGCGAGAGGTTGTAAGCGACGCTGCGCAGCAGACCTGGGATAATGGAGCGGCGCATCTGGCTCTGGTCTGCCACAAGCGGGTTGATGATCTGAACCGGAACTCCACGGCCCCCATCGCTCATATTGAGCTTCTTCAGGTCGTCCGCATCCGCGAAGCAGTAGGTCTGCGTCTCGGAGAGCCCACAGGCGCGCAGAACCGAACCAATCTTTCTGACGCGCATCTGCTCGGTGGTGAGGCCACCCGCGTGGTTGCGTGCCGCCGGCAGGGTCGCTGGTACCTCATCTTCGCCCCACATACGCAGGATTTCCTCGATCAGGTCCGCCTCACGGGTAAGGTCTGGACGGGTGGTCGGAGCGACAACGGTGAAGCTCTTGCCAGGCTCCTTTTCGGTGACCGTGCAGCCCTCGCGGGTCAGCTTGTCCTGCATAAACTCCGGAGTGATCGTGACGCCGCATAGCTGGTTGACGCGGTCCACACGTAGGGCGATCGTTGCCGGCTCAAGCGGCACCGGATACTCATCAATGCAGCCCTCACAAACCTCAGCCCCACAGCACTCCTCGAACAGGGCTGCTGCGATGTCTGAAACGCGCTTGCACTGGTTCGGATCGATCTGGCGCTCGTAGCGGATTGAAGCCTCACTCATCAGATCGAGGTTACGGCTCGTTCTTGAGATGTGGCCTGCATTGAAGGAAGCGCTCTCGATCAGGACGTCGGTCGTGTTCTCATCGATCTCAGAGTTGAGGCCACCCATCACACCCGCAAGCGCGACCGGTGTCTTTCCGTCGTCGGTAATTACGATCATGTCGCTCGTGAGTTTGCGGTCGATGTGGTCGAGCGTCGTCACGTGCTCGCCATCCTTGGCAGCACGGATTACGATGTGGCGCTTGCCATCACGCTCTTTGAACTTGTTCAGGTCAAAGGCATGCAGCGGCTGCCCAGTCAGATACATCACATAGTTCGTCACGTCGACCACGTTGTTGATCGTGCGGGAACCTGCAGCCTCAACACGACGTGCGAGCCACTCCGGGGAGGGACCGATCTTCACATTCTTCACGACATGAGCGGTGTAGCGCATGCACAGCTCAGGATCGTCAATTGTGACATCGACGAGATCAGAGCTCTTCGCTGCAATCTCCCGTTTGATCTTTGGCTCTTCGATATGTGTGTCGTGGTCGAGGATCGCGCCAGTCTCGATTGCCATGCCTTCCATTGACAGGCAGTCCGGGCGGTTTGGGGTGATCTCACAGTCGATTACAGTATCGGCGATCCCGTAGTACTCTGCGAAGTCGACGCCCACTGGCGCGTCCTTCGGGAGAATCATGATGCCGGAGCGATCGGAACCTAAGCCCAGCTCACACTCGGAGCAGTTCATACCGAACGACTCGGTGCCTCTAAGCTTTGCCTTCTTGATGTGGACGTCACCGGGTAAGTGAGCCCCGATCATTGCGACGACCACATGGTCGCCCGCCTCGAAGTTCTGTGCACCGCAAACGATCTGCAGCGGCTTCGGTTTCCCGTTCTCGTCGACGTTCTTCTCCCCCACATCGATGGTGGTGATCCACATGTGGTCAGAGTTGGGGTGACGCTCCTTCGTGAGGACCTGACCGGTCACGACGTGATCCAGGTTCGCCCCCAAGCGACTGACCGCCTCTACCTCTGTGCCGGTATGGGTATAGCTTTTGACCAGGTCCTCCGGATCTTCTGGCACATCGACCATACTTGAAAGCCATTCATATGATATGCGCATTGTTTGTATGCCCTCTCTTATTGTTACGCAGGCGTTCCTAATGGATACGACAATCGATTAGAACTGTTTCAGGAAGCGTTCGTCACCGGTCATCAGCATCCTCAGATCCGGCAGGTTGTAGCGCAGCGCGGCCACGCGCTCGACGCCGATGCCGAAAGCGAAGCCGGAGTACTCCTCCGGATCGATGCCCACATACTTGAAGACGTTCGGATCGACCATGCCGCAACCCAAGATCTCGAGCCAGCCCGTGTACTTACAGAATCGGCAGCCTTTGCCGCCGCAGACACCGCAGGAGACGTCGACCTCACAGCTCGGCTCCGTGAACGGGAAGAAGTGAGGACGGTAACGGGTCGCACGGTCCTTACCAAAGATCTCGTGCAGGAAGTAATCGAGTGTGCCCTTGAGGTCCCCAAAGGTGATGCCCTTGTCGACAACTAAGCCCTCAACCTGTGTGAACTGCGGCAGGTGGTTCGCATCGGCGGTATCCGGACGAAACACAGTACCCGGGCAGATCATATAGATAGGTGGTTTCTGCTTCTCCATTACGTGGATCTGGACGCCGGAAGTCTGCGTACGCAACAACACATCGGACTCCCCCAGCACGTGCTGCGTCTTGCCCTCAGGCGCATTGTCGACCACGTAGAAGGTATCCTTGGAGCTTCTGGAAGGGTGATCCTCCGGAGCGTTCAGCGCGGTGAAGTTGTAGTAGGTGGTCTCCACCAGGGGACCATCCTCTACGGTGTAGCCCAAGCCGCAGAAGATGTCCTCAATCTCCTCACGAACCTGGGAGATCAGGTGCTCAGAGCCCAGGGTACGTACGCGGCCCGGGAGGGTCACGTCTATGGACTCCTGGTTGAAGCGCTCCTGCATCACAGTCTTGGAGATCTCGACACGGCGCTTCTCGATCGCGGCGGTCACCTGGGCACGGACCTGGTTAGCCATCTTGCCCATCGCTGGACGCTCCTCAGGGGGCACCTTTCCCATCATATGCATCAGCTGTGTCAGTCTGCCTTTGCGGCCCAGAACCGAAACCCGTATTGCTTCCAGCTCGTCAGG encodes the following:
- the pheT gene encoding phenylalanine--tRNA ligase subunit beta, coding for MRISYEWLSSMVDVPEDPEDLVKSYTHTGTEVEAVSRLGANLDHVVTGQVLTKERHPNSDHMWITTIDVGEKNVDENGKPKPLQIVCGAQNFEAGDHVVVAMIGAHLPGDVHIKKAKLRGTESFGMNCSECELGLGSDRSGIMILPKDAPVGVDFAEYYGIADTVIDCEITPNRPDCLSMEGMAIETGAILDHDTHIEEPKIKREIAAKSSDLVDVTIDDPELCMRYTAHVVKNVKIGPSPEWLARRVEAAGSRTINNVVDVTNYVMYLTGQPLHAFDLNKFKERDGKRHIVIRAAKDGEHVTTLDHIDRKLTSDMIVITDDGKTPVALAGVMGGLNSEIDENTTDVLIESASFNAGHISRTSRNLDLMSEASIRYERQIDPNQCKRVSDIAAALFEECCGAEVCEGCIDEYPVPLEPATIALRVDRVNQLCGVTITPEFMQDKLTREGCTVTEKEPGKSFTVVAPTTRPDLTREADLIEEILRMWGEDEVPATLPAARNHAGGLTTEQMRVRKIGSVLRACGLSETQTYCFADADDLKKLNMSDGGRGVPVQIINPLVADQSQMRRSIIPGLLRSVAYNLSHGVDNVALYEIGHVFYGNEHKSQPEEPRFVAGVLSGAWDDDQWNQKYPRLSFFDAKGVVEELLKVLRITKVRFKPADPEKYSWLQPGRAAEVYAHGGDLLGWVGNIHPLSLKNFDVDQGVVAFELSLAALLRLAKRELPYQEVPSLPGVSVDLAIVVDESITAEMLEQRIQSAGGKYLSDVRLFDVFRDPERLGAGKKSMAFSLTYRAKDRTLTSEEVEKAHARLIKKVTRAVHGEVRS
- the pheS gene encoding phenylalanine--tRNA ligase subunit alpha, with translation MAMSDDLKAIEKQVQEGLRKALTPDELEAIRVSVLGRKGRLTQLMHMMGKVPPEERPAMGKMANQVRAQVTAAIEKRRVEISKTVMQERFNQESIDVTLPGRVRTLGSEHLISQVREEIEDIFCGLGYTVEDGPLVETTYYNFTALNAPEDHPSRSSKDTFYVVDNAPEGKTQHVLGESDVLLRTQTSGVQIHVMEKQKPPIYMICPGTVFRPDTADANHLPQFTQVEGLVVDKGITFGDLKGTLDYFLHEIFGKDRATRYRPHFFPFTEPSCEVDVSCGVCGGKGCRFCKYTGWLEILGCGMVDPNVFKYVGIDPEEYSGFAFGIGVERVAALRYNLPDLRMLMTGDERFLKQF